The following are from one region of the Salvelinus fontinalis isolate EN_2023a chromosome 5, ASM2944872v1, whole genome shotgun sequence genome:
- the ap4e1 gene encoding AP-4 complex subunit epsilon-1: protein MSDVVEKTLSALPSLLSLDSQAGAGKLSPSSKLGNLIKGITELTSKHEEEKLIKKELASIKEQVASPNTTMRQMKEIMVRAIYCEMLGYQASFSYIHAIKLAQQGSVLEKRVGYLAVSLFLNETDEFLLLLVNTVLKDLQSTNLIEVCMALTVVSQMFPKDMIPAILPVVEEKLTHPKEIIRRKAVLALYKFYLIAPNQVQHIHSKFRKALCDKDPGVMTASLHIYLQLIKESPESYKDLTGSMVTILRQVVGGKLPLDFNYHSVPAPWLQIQLLRILAYLGKEDQGTSEVMYDVLEESLRRAEMNHNITYAILFECVKTIYTVHPKSQLLEKAAECIGNFVLSPKINLKYLGLKALTYVVQQDANLALPHQMTIIECLDHSDVIIKRETLELLFRITNAQNVTVIVEKMLEFLRLTCDDYSTIDLVGKVAELAEKYAPDHVWFIQTMNSVFSLGGDVMQPDIPNNFLRLLAEGVDNVEDKQLRIFAVDSYVSLLQGETAKLPQRFLQVISWVLGEYSYLREEDLDPGSVMRLLARLLDQRHASTETRSWVLGAMTKLCSSPVSLALARNVCERYSGSLNTVLRQRAQELMILSQDTKLRARVLPAEGKLETLEVDSSLSFLDGYVSEALAAGAAPYKSPHQRQEDLVQEKALSLEPYGLSLPVSLSSCSITDRLTDRRSPTLLSMSSGLSGISTELSHQEGSTTLKLDGVKRVWGKDGYLAQQQSAGETPTSLVELPSPLLSPQSPPSQTQKPSSGPEPDQEKRQLASSLFVGLGSHNSVCLMGRAEPAPRHFRRKPRGESSGASEGSSDSSHSSRSAAVDNLLLSNLLDSTTVASEGGAATTTAPQQISQRTLDHTTSNGSPHVEETEQRVEAGGPLSLIRGNGMVAVVPPTYTQTDPQTQQDLHPAPALDITRDLPLTSHLPAELSGLARSEFTPLCSEQDSSLALSACRVYKEDALVLLVFISNNTDSALHQMALQLTCKELEISCISGSPLKEVKGHSVSVCLHTVVMKRASVQVELAGLLSYQRPLGQPQAAQFSLSLSLKHFLRPLTVSTGDYGKMWLSFSHDLKQNLRLVTTEHQEPLTATLDALKGKLHLHVVDIIGSEGIVACRLLQGQGQGQPCLLHCRVHADSLAVWLRSPVPELPDSLLYHCQKALTET from the exons ATGAGTGATGTTGTCGAGAAGACTCTGTCTGCTCTCCCGAGCCTCCTTTCGCTAGACTCGCAGGCTGGAGCTGGGAAACTTTCCCCCTCCTCCAAATTAGGGAATCTGATCAAAGGAATCACTGAACTGACATCCAAACAT GAGGAGGAAAAGCTTATTAAAAAGGAACTGGCGTCTATCAAGGAGCAGGTAGCATCTCCCAACACCACCATG CGTCAGATGAAGGAAATAATGGTGAGAGCCATCTACTGTGAGATGCTGGGTTACCAGGCGTCCTTCAGTTACATTCACGCCATCAAGCTGGCCCAGCAGGGCAGTGTCTTGGAGAAGAGAGTGG GTTACCTTGCTGTATCCTTGTTCCTTAATGAAACTGATGAGTTTCTGCTACTCCTGGTGAACACAGTCTTAAAG gatctgcagagtACCAACCTGATCGAGGTGTGCATGGCTCTAACTGTCGTCAGTCAGATGTTTCCCAAAGATATGATACCTGCCATCCTACCGGTGGTGGAGGAGAAACTCACACATCCAAA GGAGATCATCCGGAGGAAAGCAGTCCTGGCTCTGTACAAGTTCTACCTGATCGCACCGAATCAGGTGCAGCACATCCACAGCAAGTTTAGGAAGGCCCTGTGTGACAAAGACCCTGGAGTCATGACAGCCTCTCTACACATCTACCTACAGCTCATCAAG GAGAGCCCAGAGAGTTATAAGGATCTGACCGGGAGCATGGTAACCATCCTGAGGCAGGTGGTAGGAGGTAAACTCCCCCTGGACTTCAACTACCACAGTGTTCCTGCTCCCTGGCTTCAGATACAGCTGCTCAGAATACTGGCCTACCTGGGGAAGgaagaccaggg CACTAGTGAGGTGATGTATGATGTACTGGAGGAGTCGTTAAGAAGAGCAGAGATGAATCACAACATTACTTATG CCATTTTATTTGAGTGTGTGAAGACCATCTATACAGTTCATCCTAAGTCACAACTGTTGGAGAAAGCAGCGGAATGCATCGGGAACTTTGTCCTATCGCCTAAGATCAACCTCAAATATCTGG GTCTGAAGGCTCTGACGTACGTGGTGCAGCAGGATGCTAACCTGGCCCTGCCTCACCAGATGACCATCATAGAGTGTCTGGACCACTCTGATGTCATCATTAAGCGCGAG ACACTGGAGTTACTCTTCCGCATCACCAATGCCCAGAACGTTACAGTGATCGTCGAGAAGATGCTTGAGTTTCTCAGGCTGACCTGTGACGACTACAGCACTATAGACCTCGTGGGGAAAGTAGCAGAACTAGCTGAAAA GTATGCCCCAGACCATGTCTGGTTCATCCAGACTATGAACTCTGTGTTCTCTCTGGGGGGAGACGTGATGCAGCCTGACATCCCTAACAACTTCCTTAGACTACTGGCGGAAG GTGTTGATAATGTGGAGGACAAGCAGCTGAGGATATTTGCTGTGGACTCCTATGTGTCCTTGCTACAGGGGGAGACGGCCAAGCTGCCCCAACGCTTCCTACAGGTCATCAGCTGG GTGCTGGGTGAGTATTCCTACCTGAGAGAGGAGGACTTAGACCCAGGCAGCGTGATGAGACTGCTGGCCAGACTACTGGACCAGAGACACGCCTCTACTGAGACCAGGAGCTGGGTACTGGGGGCCATGACCAAGCTGTGCTCCAGCCCAGTGTCTTTGGCCCTGGCCAGGAATGTGTGTGAGAG GTACTCTGGGTCTCTGAATACAGTGCTCCGGCAGAGGGCCCAGGAACTGATGATCCTTAGCCAGGATACAAAGCTCCGAGCCAGGGTACTGCCAGCCGAGGGAAAGCTAGAAACCCTGGAG GTAGACTCGTCCCTGTCCTTCCTGGATGGCTATGTGTCTGAGGCGTTGGCTGCTGGGGCAGCTCCGTACAAATCTCCTCATCAGAGGCAGGAGGACCTGGTCCAGGAGAAAG CTCTGagcctggagccctatggtctgtCCCTGCCGGTCAGTCTGTCGTCCTGCAGcatcacagacagactgacagacagacggtCTCCTACTCTGCTCTCTATGAGCTCAGGCCTGTCTGGAATTAGCACTGAGCTATCTCACCAAGAAGG CTCTACCACTCTGAAGTTGGACGGGGTGAAGAGGGTGTGGGGGAAGGACGGGTACCTGGCCCAGCAGCAGAGTGCAGGAGAGACCCCAACCTCCCTAGTGGAGCTGCCCAGTCCCCTGCTGTCCCCTCAGAGCCCACCCTCCCAGACACAGAAACCCTCCTCTGGACCTGAGCCTGACCAGGAGAAACGGCAGCTGGCCTCGTCGCTCTTTGTTGGCCTGGGGTCCCACAACTCTGTGTGTCTT ATGGGCCGAGCCGAGCCGGCGCCCCGACACTTCAGAAGGAAACCCAGAGGGGAGTCATCAGGCGCCAGCGAAggctcctctgactcctcccactCGTCTCGCAGCGCTGCCGTTGACAACCTTCTGCTTAGCAACCTACTGGACTCGACCACTGTGGCCTCAGAGGGGGGTGCTGCTACCACCACCGCACCTCAACAGATCTCCCAGAGAACACTGGACCATACCACTAGCAACGGTAGCCCCCATGTAGAGGAGACGGAGCAGAGAGTAGAGGCAGGAGGACCTCTCTCTCTGATCAGGGGAAATGGCATGGTGGCTGTTGTACCgcccacatacacacagacagacccacaaACACAACAAGATCTACACCCAGCTCCAGCCCTAGATATAACCAGGGACCTCCCTCTCACCTCCCACTTGCCAGCAGAGCTCTCTGGGCTGGCCCGCTCTGAGTTCACCCCCCTCTGCTCGGAGCAGGACTCCAGCCTGGCTCTGTCAGCCTGTAGAGTGTATAAAGAGGATGCCTTAGTGTTGCTGGTCTTCATTTCCAACAACACTGACTCGGCGCTCCACCAGATGGCGCTGCAGCTCACCTGCAAGGAACTGGAG ATCTCCTGTATCTCAGGTAGTCCGTTAAAGGAGGTTAAGGGTCACAGTGTGTCGGTTTGTCTGCACACTGTTGTCATGAAGAGAGCCTCAGTCCAGGTGGAGCTGGCTGGGTTACTGTCCTACCAGAGACCCCTGGGCCAGCCCCAGGCAGCACAGTTCTCACTGAGcctctccctgaaacacttccTCAG GCCGTTGACTGTGTCCACAGGGGATTATGGGAAAATGTGGTTGTCTTTCTCTCATGACTTGAAGCAGAACCTTCGACTGGTAACAACAGAACACCAAGAACCTCTGACGGCCACACTGGACGCGCTGAAGGGCAAACTACACCTCCACGTTGTCGACATCATAG GGTCGGAGGGCATCGTGGCGTGCCGGCTGCTCCAGGGTCAAGGTCAGGGTCAGCCATGTCTGCTTCACTGTCGTGTCCACGCCGACTCTCTGGCCGTGTGGCTGCGCTCCCCTGTCCCTGAGCTGCCTGACTCCCTCCTCTACCACTGTCAGAAAGCCCTGACGGAGACCTGA